The Methanobacterium lacus genome includes a region encoding these proteins:
- the otsB gene encoding trehalose-phosphatase: MVKYLFNSLNDLKTFKEDQSVVITDIDGTISEITSEPSHAKITADMRNILFVLSSQFKFVGVLTGRDINDALNIIKLKKIVYMGNHGLQRLKNGKIITDSRVNVYVPIIKEIYEELTTKLKDSSGFNLEYKTLSLTVHYNECYPKCCAKKEVLNTISTMSLGKLVKIVEGRDLLEIRPPVGDDKGSVLQKFITENNIKKIIYIGDDINDVCAFKKLKELSKEQKILGVSVAVNSKEVPKHVKESANFYVENVQETFEFLKWLSDKDVNKCN; the protein is encoded by the coding sequence TTGGTAAAATATCTTTTTAATTCTTTAAATGATCTAAAAACATTTAAAGAAGATCAATCGGTCGTGATTACCGATATTGATGGTACAATTAGTGAGATTACATCTGAACCATCACATGCAAAAATAACAGCAGACATGAGAAATATCCTGTTTGTGCTATCTTCCCAATTCAAATTTGTTGGAGTGCTAACTGGAAGAGATATTAATGACGCCCTAAATATTATAAAACTTAAAAAAATTGTTTATATGGGAAATCATGGCTTGCAAAGGTTGAAAAATGGAAAAATAATCACAGATTCCCGTGTAAATGTTTATGTTCCCATTATTAAGGAAATCTACGAAGAACTTACAACTAAGTTAAAGGATTCATCAGGTTTTAACCTTGAATACAAAACTTTAAGCCTGACAGTTCATTACAATGAATGCTACCCCAAGTGCTGTGCAAAAAAGGAGGTTCTAAACACAATATCCACCATGTCACTTGGTAAACTTGTTAAGATAGTTGAAGGTAGGGATCTTCTAGAGATCAGGCCTCCAGTTGGTGATGATAAGGGCAGTGTTCTTCAAAAGTTCATCACAGAAAACAACATCAAAAAAATAATTTACATCGGAGATGATATCAACGATGTTTGTGCCTTTAAGAAGTTGAAGGAACTGAGTAAGGAACAAAAAATCCTCGGTGTGAGTGTTGCTGTTAACTCCAAAGAAGTTCCAAAACATGTTAAAGAATCTGCAAACTTCTACGTTGAAAATGTACAGGAAACCTTTGAATTTTTGAAATGGTTGAGTGATAAAGATGTCAATAAATGCAATTGA
- a CDS encoding SemiSWEET family sugar transporter, whose translation MSINAIEVIGSLACLFTFLMYLSTIDQMRTVLKTENSEEVSEILYWVMFFNCFFWSIYGLYLSNNYILIPNFVGCVLSLTTAAVVWKYR comes from the coding sequence ATGTCAATAAATGCAATTGAGGTTATAGGTAGTTTGGCATGTTTATTCACCTTTTTAATGTACTTGAGTACGATTGATCAGATGAGAACCGTGTTGAAAACCGAAAATTCTGAGGAAGTATCAGAAATTCTTTATTGGGTGATGTTTTTCAACTGCTTCTTCTGGTCTATTTACGGACTCTACTTATCTAATAATTACATCCTAATCCCCAACTTCGTTGGGTGTGTGTTATCTTTAACTACCGCAGCAGTGGTATGGAAATACCGATAA
- a CDS encoding SIS domain-containing protein, whose translation MEYQMYQEILEQPGALRKTFKEEKVHMTELAAKMDEFDKIYLIGCGSSFSTCCSAKSAVDYISNKDIEVYTGYEFVYNKNTDYKNSAALLTSQSGETADTLAALRLAKQRGVYTVSITNELNSKMAHEADASIITRGGTEKAILGTKTYTTQLMCLYNLLFQMHHETSGDKLDIRKNVLRDIRKLPNITENLIKRTQSEGLRLGEQFKDEELFYCMGSGPNYGLAYKLAMTMFMEGALKHACPVYSGEFRHGLIERAEKNVPIIFLDADYPGDKITKNAIEFGEKLGTKSIVYNMHDYSNMNSLMSPFTLVIPLEWFIYYLAHFNGEDPGETRHIGKIRYS comes from the coding sequence ATGGAGTATCAAATGTATCAGGAAATTCTTGAACAACCTGGTGCTTTAAGAAAAACATTTAAAGAAGAAAAAGTTCACATGACTGAACTTGCAGCAAAAATGGATGAATTTGACAAGATCTATCTTATTGGTTGTGGCAGTTCATTTTCAACCTGTTGCTCTGCCAAGAGTGCGGTGGATTATATTTCAAATAAAGATATAGAAGTTTATACAGGTTATGAATTTGTTTACAATAAAAATACAGATTATAAAAACTCTGCAGCACTATTAACATCACAATCTGGTGAAACAGCCGATACACTTGCTGCACTTAGACTTGCTAAGCAAAGGGGTGTTTACACTGTATCAATAACAAATGAATTAAATTCTAAAATGGCCCATGAAGCTGATGCTTCAATAATTACACGTGGAGGTACTGAAAAGGCCATCCTCGGGACCAAAACATACACAACACAGCTCATGTGTCTTTACAATTTACTGTTTCAGATGCACCATGAAACTAGTGGTGATAAGTTAGATATCCGAAAAAATGTTTTAAGAGACATCAGGAAACTTCCCAATATCACTGAAAATTTGATTAAAAGAACCCAATCTGAAGGGTTAAGGTTAGGGGAACAATTTAAAGATGAAGAACTGTTTTACTGCATGGGTAGCGGTCCAAACTACGGGCTTGCATACAAACTTGCCATGACCATGTTTATGGAAGGAGCTCTTAAACATGCCTGTCCAGTGTACTCAGGGGAATTTCGTCATGGTTTAATTGAGAGAGCAGAAAAAAATGTTCCAATAATATTTTTAGATGCAGATTATCCTGGAGATAAAATTACAAAAAATGCCATAGAATTTGGAGAAAAACTGGGCACAAAATCCATTGTTTATAACATGCATGATTACTCCAACATGAACAGTTTAATGTCACCATTTACCCTTGTAATACCATTAGAATGGTTCATATATTATCTTGCACACTTCAATGGAGAAGATCCTGGAGAAACCAGACACATTGGAAAAATAAGATATTCTTAA
- a CDS encoding SANT/Myb-like DNA-binding domain-containing protein → MGGKHWTPEEDKIIISLHKQNFGPDQIYKSEKLPGRSYASILQRCIKLKIGSINKWTDKEIWMAYILYKHGLNVHEIADLLPNRSKAAVNAKLTRDALYYHKPPCEKPCDFNETKTLEKLIGNKNKKKAPKIN, encoded by the coding sequence ATGGGCGGCAAACATTGGACTCCTGAAGAAGATAAAATTATAATTTCATTACATAAACAAAATTTTGGACCGGATCAAATATACAAATCTGAAAAATTACCTGGAAGGAGCTACGCATCAATACTACAACGTTGCATCAAATTAAAGATTGGATCAATTAACAAGTGGACAGATAAAGAAATATGGATGGCTTATATTTTATATAAACATGGCCTGAATGTTCATGAGATTGCAGACCTACTCCCAAACAGGAGTAAAGCAGCAGTCAATGCTAAACTAACAAGGGATGCTTTGTACTATCACAAACCCCCATGTGAAAAACCCTGCGACTTCAATGAAACTAAAACATTGGAAAAGCTGATTGGAAATAAAAATAAAAAAAAAGCACCGAAGATTAATTAA
- a CDS encoding phosphorylating glyceraldehyde-3-phosphate dehydrogenase encodes MKYIGINGYGTIGKRVADAISLQKDMKLAGVTKRTPNFEAKMAADNGYNIYMSDPTKEQLFEEADIKVAGTIDDLQDKIDLIIDCTPEGVGAKNLKSYQRAGIKAIFQGGESHKEIGRSFNSAANYDENIGADYVRVVSCNTTGLCRTLTPIAEIAKIRKVRAVLVRRGADPSQVNKGPINSIVPNPPITPSHHGPDVQTVLKGVNIFTIALLVPTTLMHQHNIMIELDSKLEIDDVVNKFGESSRVILVDAKNGLGSTAEIMEYANDLGRLRSDLYEIAVWRESINIVDNELYYMQAVHQESDVVPENVDAVRALLELGDSNVSISKTNQSMGIL; translated from the coding sequence ATGAAATACATAGGAATAAATGGATATGGAACCATTGGCAAAAGGGTTGCAGATGCAATTTCTTTACAAAAGGACATGAAACTTGCGGGAGTAACCAAACGAACACCTAACTTCGAAGCTAAAATGGCTGCAGATAACGGTTACAATATTTACATGAGCGATCCAACTAAAGAACAGCTTTTTGAAGAAGCTGATATCAAAGTAGCTGGAACCATAGATGATCTTCAAGATAAAATTGATTTGATCATTGATTGTACTCCAGAAGGTGTTGGTGCAAAAAATCTCAAATCCTATCAAAGGGCAGGGATCAAGGCAATATTCCAGGGTGGTGAAAGCCACAAAGAAATTGGTAGATCCTTCAACTCAGCTGCAAATTACGATGAAAATATTGGTGCAGACTATGTGAGGGTGGTTTCCTGTAACACCACAGGCCTGTGTAGAACACTAACACCAATTGCTGAAATTGCGAAAATAAGAAAAGTTAGAGCCGTGTTGGTCAGGCGTGGTGCAGATCCAAGTCAGGTTAATAAGGGCCCTATAAATTCAATAGTTCCCAATCCCCCAATAACACCATCCCACCATGGTCCAGATGTTCAAACCGTGCTCAAGGGAGTTAATATTTTTACAATAGCACTGCTGGTTCCAACAACCCTCATGCATCAGCACAACATCATGATAGAACTCGATTCTAAGCTCGAGATCGATGATGTTGTAAACAAATTTGGGGAAAGTTCCAGGGTAATTCTTGTGGATGCCAAGAATGGTTTGGGTTCTACTGCTGAAATAATGGAATATGCCAATGATCTTGGAAGGTTGAGATCAGATCTTTACGAAATTGCGGTGTGGAGAGAATCTATAAACATCGTTGATAACGAACTCTACTACATGCAGGCTGTGCATCAGGAATCGGATGTTGTTCCTGAGAATGTGGATGCTGTAAGGGCTCTTCTTGAATTGGGTGATTCAAATGTATCCATCTCCAAGACCAACCAAAGCATGGGAATTCTCTAA
- a CDS encoding nitrite/sulfite reductase domain-containing protein produces the protein MVTKENIPEKGAAVQKDMKSFAIIPYIPGGLVDPKTLHKIADVADKYGVKIIKLNSEHRIGFYGVKEEDIDPIWDDLDMEPGGFTGKCVRASKFCIGNSSCKKAYQNTINIGLKIDEKFHRMKTPNKVKIAISGCTNSCGESNVRDIGLIGTPKGWKLLVGGTCGLQARPGRLLAENLSESQVMIYIEKILDYYVEKNLPNRMGVFIEKIGFERFKKDINTSLY, from the coding sequence ATGGTGACAAAAGAGAACATACCTGAAAAAGGTGCTGCAGTTCAGAAGGACATGAAAAGTTTTGCAATTATTCCATACATCCCGGGGGGATTGGTTGATCCTAAAACACTACACAAAATTGCGGATGTTGCTGATAAGTATGGGGTTAAAATTATAAAATTAAATTCTGAACACCGAATTGGATTTTACGGAGTTAAAGAAGAGGATATTGATCCTATTTGGGATGATCTTGATATGGAACCTGGTGGTTTCACAGGAAAATGTGTGAGGGCTTCAAAATTTTGTATAGGCAATAGTTCATGTAAGAAGGCATATCAAAACACCATCAACATCGGCCTAAAGATCGATGAGAAGTTTCACAGGATGAAAACACCTAACAAGGTTAAAATAGCCATATCTGGATGCACTAATTCCTGCGGTGAATCAAATGTCAGAGACATAGGTTTAATTGGAACACCTAAAGGCTGGAAACTTCTTGTTGGGGGAACTTGTGGTCTGCAGGCAAGGCCCGGAAGGTTGCTGGCTGAAAACCTGTCTGAAAGCCAGGTCATGATCTACATCGAAAAAATATTGGATTACTACGTGGAAAAGAACCTTCCAAACCGTATGGGAGTTTTCATTGAGAAAATTGGATTTGAAAGGTTTAAAAAAGATATTAATACTAGTTTATACTAA
- a CDS encoding methyltransferase domain-containing protein: protein MEDEYVHGYSEIESDRLVDQANTLANLLHNDTVYSAGSKVLEAGCGVGAQTLMLATNSPDAQIKSVDISEESVNRAKLLLKQHGVSNVEFEVADIFNLPFEAETFDHIFVCFVLEHLKDPVGALEGLRRVLKMGGSITVIEGDHGSCYFYPKTKEAVKAWECLVKCQTGLDCNPMIGREIYPLLKNSGFKNIEVSPKIVYVDSSNPELVEGFNKKTIIAMVEGVKDQAISSGMIDLETWEKGIKDLYKTTEPDGVFFYNFFKGIGIK from the coding sequence ATGGAAGATGAATATGTTCATGGATACTCAGAAATTGAGTCGGATAGATTAGTTGATCAGGCAAACACACTCGCCAATCTTTTACACAATGACACTGTTTACAGTGCAGGTAGTAAGGTTTTAGAAGCAGGATGTGGAGTTGGGGCGCAAACTTTGATGTTGGCAACTAACAGTCCAGATGCCCAAATAAAATCTGTAGATATCTCTGAAGAATCTGTAAACAGGGCAAAACTTTTATTAAAACAGCATGGAGTTTCAAATGTAGAATTTGAGGTGGCAGATATTTTTAATTTACCATTTGAAGCTGAAACATTCGATCATATTTTTGTCTGTTTCGTACTCGAACATTTGAAGGATCCAGTTGGGGCTCTGGAAGGTTTAAGAAGGGTGCTTAAAATGGGTGGTTCCATCACAGTCATCGAAGGTGATCATGGTTCCTGTTATTTTTATCCAAAAACAAAAGAAGCTGTTAAAGCATGGGAATGTCTTGTTAAATGCCAAACTGGGCTTGATTGCAATCCCATGATTGGAAGGGAGATATATCCACTTTTAAAAAATTCAGGGTTTAAAAATATTGAGGTTTCACCCAAAATTGTCTATGTAGATTCAAGCAATCCTGAGTTGGTTGAAGGATTCAATAAAAAGACCATCATAGCAATGGTGGAGGGTGTTAAGGATCAGGCCATTAGCTCTGGAATGATCGACCTTGAAACTTGGGAAAAGGGAATAAAAGATCTGTACAAAACCACAGAGCCCGATGGAGTGTTTTTTTACAACTTTTTTAAGGGTATTGGAATCAAATAA
- a CDS encoding PAS domain S-box protein, which produces MSHIKILIIEDKVSENTDTVNILNSLGFEVSTLTSNFEELCAQDINHDLVVVELASTKNYDELKLIFNELNTPVIFITESSEEFEIDQLNLKQLHDQLERPFTPTELKYSVEFLVYKHETEKKLTDVANNTHLLFKNSPIPYHSLDPEGNILDVNTAFLNVLGYSKEEVTGKNITEFMTSNTVEHFEKNFTEFQCAGEIHKAEVQLKRNGGSHIIVSYDAKIGYDESNSVKQTHCFLQDMTEVRMYEEKIKEINHLHSTISQINQSILRIKDKDKLFQTVCDVFIEYGNFEMAWVGLLDYETGDIKPVAYAGNESGYLKKIPLNLYKDPILQELWLKKFKNGSLGVMGNVDSFKNREWREEAINRGYYSLISLPLKVEGKIIGVINIYSSKPNYYLEEEIDLISKIGLDISFAIKVIDTENERRLAEIALKDSEKQYRDLVDNSLIGIYKTNVKGEILFANQSVANLFNYDSVEELKNHNIIDVYKNKDDRREFLEVLNKKGRISRCERENIRKDGQTVHVLSSASLDGDVISGMFMDITDRKQVEDRFHSIINNSADLFIIVNSERRITFSYPTSERILGYSNEFLTGKDPSDFIHHEDVGIFKEHLEEVSKTRNKVLFSEYRIRKSNGEYLPVESVSQNMKNVDGINGIVLTAHPIQERKEMEETLQKSEERYKTLFQLDPDYTLVLGLDGKILDVNSATEQFSGISKEKLVGKRFNDLNICPTQDESMHMAKFSKLLEDGKLAPYESRVIDLEGEIHWVKTVLTIIKRNNVPIYYLIIATDITELKKKEEALKENQRVFETLISNLPGVAYRCKNDSRWTMEFVSGGCYSLTGYHAEDLIENKEVSYNEIIHPDDRERVWDTIQKALDKNEQFKMIYRICTKDRSTKYVWEQGMGIFSDKNELMWLEGFITDVTRRIIDEEKIKESEIYYRTMFENTGTATVIIEKDKTISELNTEAANLSGYAKDEIENKKKWTDFVAKTDLNRLKNYFEMRMKSESAPKKYETKLINKAGNVKDIFVTIARIPGTEKELASILDITELKNAEKDLQASLKEKDILLKEIHHRVKNNMQIVSSLLSLQTQYVDEDETQNVLRESQGRVKTMAMIHEKLYSSNDFTQIRFDEYIVKLVSDIFYSCNINKDRIKPVVHVDEVNLNIETAIPCGLIINELISNSLKYAFPNGATGTICLCLKKSRENYVLTISDSGVGFPESLDFRNTDSLGLQLVNNLVDQIDGKIELNTDQGTKFSIEFKEQDYKERIAFRG; this is translated from the coding sequence ATGTCACACATAAAAATACTTATAATTGAGGATAAAGTATCAGAAAACACTGATACAGTTAATATTTTGAACTCTTTGGGCTTTGAAGTGTCAACCCTGACATCAAATTTTGAAGAATTATGTGCCCAAGACATCAACCATGACTTGGTTGTGGTGGAGTTAGCCTCAACAAAAAATTATGATGAACTAAAACTAATATTTAATGAATTGAATACTCCAGTAATTTTCATAACTGAATCGTCTGAAGAATTTGAAATAGATCAACTCAATCTCAAACAACTTCATGATCAACTGGAAAGACCCTTCACTCCAACAGAACTTAAGTACTCCGTTGAATTTTTAGTTTACAAACACGAAACTGAAAAGAAACTCACAGATGTTGCAAACAACACTCATCTACTTTTTAAAAATAGTCCCATTCCCTACCACTCACTGGACCCTGAAGGGAACATTTTAGATGTTAACACTGCATTTTTGAATGTTTTAGGATATTCCAAGGAAGAAGTAACTGGAAAGAATATCACAGAGTTCATGACATCCAACACAGTAGAACATTTTGAAAAAAATTTCACAGAGTTCCAGTGTGCTGGTGAAATTCACAAAGCAGAAGTCCAACTGAAAAGAAATGGAGGTTCACACATCATTGTTTCCTACGACGCCAAAATTGGATACGATGAATCAAATTCTGTTAAACAGACACACTGCTTTTTACAAGACATGACTGAAGTAAGAATGTATGAAGAAAAGATAAAAGAAATTAACCATCTCCATTCAACCATCAGTCAAATAAATCAATCAATTTTACGAATTAAAGATAAAGATAAACTGTTTCAAACGGTTTGTGATGTTTTTATTGAGTATGGAAATTTTGAAATGGCATGGGTAGGACTTCTTGATTATGAAACAGGCGACATCAAACCTGTGGCCTACGCTGGCAATGAATCAGGGTATCTGAAAAAAATTCCCCTCAACCTTTACAAAGACCCCATTTTGCAGGAACTTTGGCTTAAAAAGTTCAAAAATGGAAGTTTAGGTGTTATGGGAAATGTTGATTCATTTAAGAACCGAGAATGGCGAGAAGAAGCTATTAATCGTGGTTATTATTCATTAATTTCCCTCCCACTTAAAGTTGAGGGAAAGATCATTGGAGTCATAAATATCTACTCTTCCAAGCCCAATTATTACCTTGAAGAAGAAATTGATCTCATAAGCAAGATAGGATTGGATATATCCTTCGCAATTAAAGTTATTGATACAGAAAATGAAAGAAGGTTAGCAGAAATAGCACTGAAGGATAGTGAGAAACAGTACAGGGATCTGGTTGACAACTCCCTCATCGGAATATACAAAACCAATGTGAAGGGTGAAATTCTATTTGCAAACCAAAGTGTTGCCAACTTATTCAATTACGACAGTGTTGAAGAACTGAAAAACCACAACATCATCGATGTCTATAAAAACAAGGATGATCGCCGTGAATTTTTAGAGGTATTAAATAAAAAGGGAAGAATTAGCCGATGTGAAAGGGAAAATATTCGAAAGGACGGTCAAACAGTTCATGTTTTAAGCAGTGCAAGTTTGGATGGAGATGTTATAAGTGGCATGTTTATGGACATAACAGACCGTAAACAGGTTGAGGATAGATTTCATTCCATCATCAACAATTCAGCTGATCTCTTCATAATAGTAAACAGTGAAAGACGCATAACCTTCAGCTACCCCACATCTGAACGTATTTTAGGTTACTCCAATGAATTTTTAACTGGTAAAGATCCCAGTGATTTTATCCACCACGAGGATGTTGGAATATTCAAGGAACATCTTGAGGAAGTGAGCAAAACCCGTAATAAAGTATTGTTCAGTGAATACCGGATCAGGAAATCGAATGGAGAATATCTTCCTGTGGAATCTGTAAGCCAGAACATGAAGAATGTTGATGGAATTAACGGTATTGTGTTGACAGCCCATCCAATTCAAGAACGAAAGGAAATGGAAGAAACACTTCAAAAGAGTGAAGAACGATACAAAACACTTTTCCAATTGGATCCAGATTACACTCTGGTTTTGGGGCTTGATGGAAAAATATTGGATGTTAACTCTGCAACAGAACAGTTTTCAGGTATTTCAAAGGAAAAGCTGGTGGGAAAACGTTTCAATGACCTTAATATATGTCCAACTCAGGATGAATCTATGCACATGGCGAAGTTTTCAAAGCTACTTGAAGATGGAAAACTCGCTCCCTACGAATCCAGAGTTATTGATTTGGAGGGAGAAATTCATTGGGTCAAAACAGTGCTAACCATAATCAAAAGAAACAACGTTCCAATATACTACCTAATAATTGCAACCGACATAACTGAACTTAAGAAGAAGGAAGAAGCATTAAAAGAAAATCAAAGAGTTTTTGAGACTTTAATAAGCAACCTTCCAGGAGTTGCATACAGATGTAAAAATGACTCAAGATGGACCATGGAATTTGTGAGTGGGGGTTGTTACAGTTTAACAGGGTATCATGCTGAAGATCTCATCGAGAACAAAGAAGTATCGTACAACGAAATAATTCACCCCGATGATAGGGAACGGGTTTGGGACACCATACAAAAAGCCCTGGATAAGAACGAACAGTTCAAGATGATCTACAGAATATGCACCAAGGATCGTAGTACAAAATATGTATGGGAACAAGGAATGGGTATATTTTCAGATAAGAATGAGTTAATGTGGTTGGAAGGATTTATTACAGATGTAACACGCCGTATAATTGATGAAGAAAAGATTAAGGAATCCGAAATTTATTACAGGACCATGTTTGAGAACACAGGAACTGCAACTGTCATAATTGAGAAGGATAAAACCATTTCTGAACTGAATACAGAAGCCGCAAATTTATCAGGTTATGCTAAGGATGAAATTGAAAACAAGAAAAAATGGACAGATTTTGTGGCTAAAACTGATTTGAATAGACTTAAGAACTATTTTGAAATGAGGATGAAATCAGAATCTGCTCCCAAGAAGTACGAAACAAAACTAATCAACAAAGCTGGAAATGTTAAGGATATTTTTGTTACAATAGCACGTATTCCTGGAACTGAAAAGGAATTAGCATCAATTTTAGACATAACAGAACTAAAAAATGCAGAAAAGGATCTTCAAGCCTCCCTGAAAGAGAAGGATATTCTTCTTAAAGAAATACATCACAGGGTAAAAAACAACATGCAGATAGTTTCCAGCCTGCTGAGTCTTCAAACCCAGTACGTTGATGAAGACGAAACTCAAAATGTTCTGAGGGAGAGTCAGGGGCGGGTTAAAACCATGGCCATGATCCATGAGAAACTGTACAGTTCCAATGATTTCACACAGATAAGGTTCGACGAGTACATTGTAAAGCTTGTATCAGACATATTCTATTCCTGCAACATTAATAAAGACAGAATAAAACCTGTTGTCCATGTGGATGAGGTGAATTTAAACATAGAAACAGCAATACCATGTGGACTCATTATCAACGAACTCATATCCAACAGCCTGAAGTACGCATTTCCAAATGGTGCCACAGGAACTATCTGTCTATGCCTCAAAAAATCAAGAGAAAACTACGTATTGACAATATCTGATAGTGGTGTGGGATTCCCTGAATCATTAGATTTCCGAAATACCGATTCCTTGGGATTACAGTTAGTCAACAATTTAGTGGATCAAATCGACGGAAAAATAGAACTCAACACAGATCAAGGAACAAAATTTAGTATAGAATTTAAAGAACAGGACTACAAGGAAAGAATAGCATTTCGCGGCTAA
- a CDS encoding class I SAM-dependent methyltransferase, with amino-acid sequence MDEIEENLTKKEANYGNWVPSKYVYIPGLLGMLFVVVSYFYYPVIVLALIFLMVTMYTSYARAQFAPEGGDLQAKIQNLVLDELKWDGNGKLLDIGCGNAPLTIKALKKYPNAHATGIDYWGGMWEFSKEACETNAEIEGVTNRATFLKASASDLPFEDESFDAAMSNMVFHEVKDRADKKMVMKEALRVVKKGGVFSFQDLFEEKKIYGNIDDLLDTILDWGVEEVNFIHTSDYEFIPKSLKLPFMVGNIGIIHGRK; translated from the coding sequence ATGGATGAAATTGAAGAAAATTTGACCAAAAAAGAAGCAAATTATGGAAACTGGGTTCCAAGCAAATACGTTTACATCCCAGGACTCCTCGGAATGTTGTTTGTTGTTGTTTCCTACTTTTACTACCCAGTGATAGTGTTGGCCCTCATATTCCTCATGGTAACCATGTACACTTCCTATGCAAGGGCACAGTTTGCACCCGAAGGTGGTGATCTACAGGCTAAAATACAAAACCTGGTGCTTGATGAATTAAAATGGGATGGTAATGGGAAATTATTAGATATTGGCTGCGGTAATGCTCCTTTAACCATCAAAGCACTTAAAAAATATCCCAACGCCCATGCAACTGGAATTGATTATTGGGGAGGAATGTGGGAGTTTTCGAAGGAAGCCTGTGAAACTAATGCTGAAATTGAAGGAGTTACAAACAGAGCAACCTTTCTCAAGGCATCAGCATCTGATCTTCCATTTGAAGATGAATCCTTCGATGCAGCCATGAGTAACATGGTCTTTCATGAGGTTAAAGACCGTGCAGATAAGAAAATGGTGATGAAAGAAGCTCTAAGGGTTGTGAAAAAGGGAGGAGTATTCTCGTTCCAGGATCTATTCGAGGAAAAGAAGATCTACGGAAATATTGATGATCTGCTGGACACCATACTGGATTGGGGAGTTGAAGAGGTGAACTTCATCCACACAAGTGACTATGAATTTATTCCCAAATCATTAAAGCTTCCTTTCATGGTTGGAAACATAGGCATCATACATGGAAGAAAATAA